In Capsicum annuum cultivar UCD-10X-F1 chromosome 11, UCD10Xv1.1, whole genome shotgun sequence, one genomic interval encodes:
- the LOC107847366 gene encoding disease resistance protein RPV1 isoform X2 has protein sequence MANDDAARSLTSGHRFQWDIFLSFRGEDTRHNFTEKLHNELVRNGVRTFIDNENLDRGKEISPSLLTAIEDSAASIVVISKNYASSKWCLEELAKLSESKRILLLPVFYEVDPSDVRRQKGPFEKDFREHEELVEAEKVYRWREGMKKAGNISGWDSRLWEEAELIQSLVKRVLAKLDNTPLGVAKYPVGLHSRLDELLRILNVKANGVIVLGLYGMGGVGKTTLAKALYNQLVVHFKKRSFISDVKEIARRQNSLVTLQSKLIGDLNSGASPIIESTAEGIQLMKESMNNEPVVIFLDDIDNADQLNALICGRNWFCQGTRVIVTTRDQNVLLPNIVTNIFEVKELSSSESLKLFSYHAFGREQPPKNFSVLAEEVVTLSGGLPLALEIFGSLLFYKKRLKEWQDVVQKLRQIRPGDLQDILEISFTALDEQEKCIFLDLACLLLNTRLEREDAIAIFRGCGFGAESAITELTAKCLLKIVDGNVLWMHDQLKNMGRQIVQRENFGDAGKRSRLWNHDDIMAVLNNHKGTRNIEGIVVDFDNKQDQNSEEVSWIYLKEVFKKYIGQGRTENGLTFHTRAFQCMDNLRLLQINHVKLVGHFKLLPVELKWLQWKGCPLEVIPPELLSRKIAVLDLSESMITQVWNKGKWNVYQNKMSKQLKVVDLRSCRKLKEIPDLSGLQLEKLILEQCNELVEIHPSIGDLTMLTHLNMKGCKNLLTFPNDVSGLKRLEVLILSDCSSLRELPEDLSGWKSLRELLLDGTAITKLPNSIFHLKNLQMLSLNDCWSLEFLPIAIGNLSSLRELSFSGSALKELPDSIGKLKDLEELSLRMCKGLISLPDSLGNLRSLIGLYLDHSSIKELPPSVGLLSQLKFLTVSNCKSLIELPNSVSSLSSLVRLCLQGTYVSELSFQSGNFESLEKLEMGNCTSIRSLPSSTGNMSCLTTLDLQNTSITELPHSIGLLERLWTLNLNNCLNLQHLPTSIGDLKSLCYLYMVETAVSELPDEIGMLSSLKLLKMRKKPQSKEDELLDTEDLHRRESPKRVTLPESFSNLSSLEFLDAHAWKISGKISDDFQKLTALGDLELGYNDFCSLPSSMKGLSVLKRLFLPNCRKLKFLPELPSSLVWLNAANCSSLEQIASISNLEYLEELRFSNCKKIIDIPGIENLKSLKRLYTVGCNACLPSIKRRISKAYGVSLHSRG, from the exons ATGGCGAACGACGACGCGGCACGTTCGCTAACCTCAGGGCACAGATTCCAATGGGACATATTCCTCAGCTTCAGAGGAGAAGACACTCGCCACAACTTCACAGAAAAACTCCACAACGAACTCGTACGTAACGGCGTACGTACATTCATTGATAATGAAAATCTGGATCGGGGTAAAGAGATCTCTCCTAGTTTATTGACTGCGATTGAGGACTCAGCAGCCTCAATCGTAGTGATTTCGAAGAACTATGCTTCTTCGAAATGGTGTTTGGAAGAACTGGCGAAGTTATCGGAGAGTAAAAGGATATTACTGTTGCCGGTATTCTATGAAGTTGATCCGTCGGATGTGCGGAGACAGAAAGGTCCGTTTGAGAAGGATTTTAGAGAGCATGAGGAGTTGGTGGAAGCAGAGAAAGTTTACCGATGGAGAGAAGGTATGAAGAAAGCTGGTAATATCTCCGGTTGGGATTCCAGGCTTTG GGAAGAAGCAGAGTTAATTCAATCTCTAGTCAAGAGAGTTCTGGCAAAACTCGATAATACACCTTTAGGTGTGGCAAAGTACCCAGTTGGACTTCATTCTCGCCTTGATGAGTTGCTCAGGATACTGAACGTTAAAGCAAATGGTGTAATAGTATTAGGATTATATGGAATGGGAGGAGTGGGCAAAACAACTCTTGCCAAGGCTTTGTATAATCAGCTTGTTGTGCATTTCAAGAAACGTAGCTTTATTTCAGATGTTAAAGAAATTGCAAGGCGACAAAATAGTTTAGTCACTCTTCAAAGCAAACTCATTGGTGATCTTAACTCAGGTGCTTCCCCAATCATAGAAAGTACTGCTGAAGGTATCCAATTAATGAAGGAATCTATGAATAATGAGCCAGTTGTTATTTTCCTTGATGATATAGACAATGCAGACCAACTTAATGCATTGATTTGTGGAAGAAACTGGTTTTGCCAAGGAACCAGAGTCATTGTTACCACGAGAGATCAAAATGTTTTACTCCCAAATATCGTGACTAACATATTTGAGGTAAAAGAGCTCTCCTCGTCTGAGTCActtaagttatttagttatcatgCATTTGGAAGAGAACAGCCTCCTAAGAACTTTTCGGTTCTTGCTGAAGAAGTTGTAACACTCAGTGGGGGATTACCTCTAGCTTTGGAAATTTTTGGATCTTTGTTGTTCTATAAGAAAAGATTGAAGGAGTGGCAAGATGTAGTGCAAAAGCTGAGACAGATTCGTCCAGGTGATCTTCAAGACATCTTGGAAATAAGTTTTACTGCTCTAGATGAACAAGAAAAGTGCATCTTTCTTGACTTAGCATGTCTTCTTCTCAATACAAGGCTTGAAAGGGAAGATGCAATTGCGATATTTAGAGGTTGTGGTTTTGGCGCTGAAAGTGCAATAACAGAGCTCACAGCAAAATGTCTTCTTAAAATAGTTGATGGGAATGTTTTGTGGATGCATGATCAGCTCAAAAACATGGGAAGGCAAATCGTACAGCGTGAGAATTTCGGAGATGCTGGTAAACGTAGTAGATTGTGGAATCATGATGATATTATGGCTGTCCTAAATAACCACAAG GGCACAAGAAACATTGAAGGTATTGTGGTTGACTTTGATAATAAGCAAGATCAAAATTCTGAGGAAGTATCCTGGATCTATTTGAAAGAAGTGTTCAAAAAGTATATTGGCCAAGGTAGGACCGAAAATGGTTTAACATTTCACACTAGAGCTTTTCAGTGCATGGACAATCTGAGACTCCTCCAAATCAATCATGTCAAATTGGTTGGACATTTCAAGCTATTACCTGTTGAACTGAAGTGGCTGCAGTGGAAAGGTTGCCCTTTGGAAGTTATTCCTCCAGAGTTGTTGTCCCGAAAGATTGCAGTTCTTGATTTATCGGAGAGCATGATTACACAGGTCTGGAACAAGGGAAAGTGGAACGTTTACCAGAACAAG ATGTCAAAGCAGCTGAAAGTTGTGGATCTACGTAGCTGTCGCAAACTTAAGGAAATCCCTGATTTATCTGGACTTCAATTGGAGAAGCTGATTCTTGAGCAATGCAATGAACTAGTTGAGATCCATCCATCAATTGGAGACTTGACTATGTTGACTCATCTAAACATGAAGGGATGTAAGAACCTTTTGACATTTCCAAATGATGTGTCTGGATTGAAACGTCTTGAAGTACTTATCCTATCTGATTGCTCGAGTCTAAGAGAGTTACCAGAGGACTTGAGTGGTTGGAAATCGTTGAGAGAGCTTCTTCTAGATGGTACCGCAATAACAAAACTACCTAACTCTATCTTTCACCTGAAGAATCTTCAGATGTTGAGTTTAAATGATTGCTGGTCTTTGGAGTTTCTGCCTATAGCTATTGGAAATCTAAGTTCGCTGAGAGAGCTCTCGTTTAGTGGATCAGCTCTAAAGGAACTGCCTGATTCCATCGGAAAATTGAAAGATCTTGAGGAATTAAGCTTGAGAATGTGCAAGGGGCTCATCTCACTTCCTGATTCCCTTGGCAATCTTAGATCTTTAATAGGACTTTATCTTGATCACAGTTCCATAAAAGAATTGCCACCTTCTGTTGGTTTATTATCTCAATTGAAGTTCCTTACTGTCAGCAATTGCAAGTCCTTGATTGAATTGCCCAATTCTGTGAGTAGCTTATCGTCATTGGTTAGGCTTTGTCTACAAGGGACCTACGTTAGTGAACTAAGTTTCCAGTCAGGGAACTTCGAGTCCCTTGAGAAGCTTGAGATGGGAAACTGCACTTCTATCAGATCTTTACCTAGCTCAACTGGAAATATGTCATGTTTAACTACTTTGGACCTACAGAATACATCGATTACTGAGTTGCCACACTCGATAGGCTTATTGGAAAGACTTTGGACGTTGAACCTGAACAACTGTTTGAATCTCCAACATCTTCCGACTTCAATTGGAGACCTTAAGAGCTTGTGTTACCTCTATATGGTTGAAACTGCTGTCTCAGAATTACCCGATGAAATTGGAATGCTTTCAAGCTTAAAGCTACTgaagatgagaaagaaaccaCAGTCTAAAGAGGATGAACTGCTGGATACGGAAGATTTACATAGAAGAGAAAGCCCTAAACGTGTTACTCTTCCAGAATCATTTTCAAATCTCTCATCCTTGGAATTCCTAGATGCTCATGCATGGAAAATATCTGGCAAAATTTCTGATGATTTTCAGAAGTTGACTGCTTTGGGAGACCTTGAACTTGGTTACAACGATTTTTGCAGCCTCCCTTCTAGCATGAAAGGACTCTCTGTTCTCAAGCGTTTGTTTCTCCCAAACTGCAGAAAGCTCAAGTTTCTCCCTGAACTTCCCTCAAGTTTGGTATGGTTAAATGCTGCAAACTGCTCCTCATTGGAACAGATAGCTAGCATATCAAATTTGGAATATTTGGAAGAACTCCGGTTCAGTAATTGCAAGAAGATAATAGATATTCCTGGCATTGAAAACTTGAAATCTTTAAAAAGATTGTATACAGTCGGTTGCAACGCGTGCTTGCCTTCTATAAAAAGGAGGATTTCTAAG GCGTATGGAGTATCTCTGCATTCCAGGGGATGA
- the LOC107847366 gene encoding disease resistance protein RPV1 isoform X1, with protein sequence MANDDAARSLTSGHRFQWDIFLSFRGEDTRHNFTEKLHNELVRNGVRTFIDNENLDRGKEISPSLLTAIEDSAASIVVISKNYASSKWCLEELAKLSESKRILLLPVFYEVDPSDVRRQKGPFEKDFREHEELVEAEKVYRWREGMKKAGNISGWDSRLWEEAELIQSLVKRVLAKLDNTPLGVAKYPVGLHSRLDELLRILNVKANGVIVLGLYGMGGVGKTTLAKALYNQLVVHFKKRSFISDVKEIARRQNSLVTLQSKLIGDLNSGASPIIESTAEGIQLMKESMNNEPVVIFLDDIDNADQLNALICGRNWFCQGTRVIVTTRDQNVLLPNIVTNIFEVKELSSSESLKLFSYHAFGREQPPKNFSVLAEEVVTLSGGLPLALEIFGSLLFYKKRLKEWQDVVQKLRQIRPGDLQDILEISFTALDEQEKCIFLDLACLLLNTRLEREDAIAIFRGCGFGAESAITELTAKCLLKIVDGNVLWMHDQLKNMGRQIVQRENFGDAGKRSRLWNHDDIMAVLNNHKGTRNIEGIVVDFDNKQDQNSEEVSWIYLKEVFKKYIGQGRTENGLTFHTRAFQCMDNLRLLQINHVKLVGHFKLLPVELKWLQWKGCPLEVIPPELLSRKIAVLDLSESMITQVWNKGKWNVYQNKMSKQLKVVDLRSCRKLKEIPDLSGLQLEKLILEQCNELVEIHPSIGDLTMLTHLNMKGCKNLLTFPNDVSGLKRLEVLILSDCSSLRELPEDLSGWKSLRELLLDGTAITKLPNSIFHLKNLQMLSLNDCWSLEFLPIAIGNLSSLRELSFSGSALKELPDSIGKLKDLEELSLRMCKGLISLPDSLGNLRSLIGLYLDHSSIKELPPSVGLLSQLKFLTVSNCKSLIELPNSVSSLSSLVRLCLQGTYVSELSFQSGNFESLEKLEMGNCTSIRSLPSSTGNMSCLTTLDLQNTSITELPHSIGLLERLWTLNLNNCLNLQHLPTSIGDLKSLCYLYMVETAVSELPDEIGMLSSLKLLKMRKKPQSKEDELLDTEDLHRRESPKRVTLPESFSNLSSLEFLDAHAWKISGKISDDFQKLTALGDLELGYNDFCSLPSSMKGLSVLKRLFLPNCRKLKFLPELPSSLVWLNAANCSSLEQIASISNLEYLEELRFSNCKKIIDIPGIENLKSLKRLYTVGCNACLPSIKRRISKDSLRRMEYLCIPGDDLPDWFIQEVPNVSTHKHRDLKGVIIGVVISLDQKVEDDFRHKVPAIVDVLAMITTPGDAKPKHEKTLKLLGVPDTDEDQLYLCRFQEYSSFTLMLKEGDRLQVAIREHARFNGLKLKKHGMYLVFENEDDFDDDDEDLFDEPQQSVSKKLANFFHSL encoded by the exons ATGGCGAACGACGACGCGGCACGTTCGCTAACCTCAGGGCACAGATTCCAATGGGACATATTCCTCAGCTTCAGAGGAGAAGACACTCGCCACAACTTCACAGAAAAACTCCACAACGAACTCGTACGTAACGGCGTACGTACATTCATTGATAATGAAAATCTGGATCGGGGTAAAGAGATCTCTCCTAGTTTATTGACTGCGATTGAGGACTCAGCAGCCTCAATCGTAGTGATTTCGAAGAACTATGCTTCTTCGAAATGGTGTTTGGAAGAACTGGCGAAGTTATCGGAGAGTAAAAGGATATTACTGTTGCCGGTATTCTATGAAGTTGATCCGTCGGATGTGCGGAGACAGAAAGGTCCGTTTGAGAAGGATTTTAGAGAGCATGAGGAGTTGGTGGAAGCAGAGAAAGTTTACCGATGGAGAGAAGGTATGAAGAAAGCTGGTAATATCTCCGGTTGGGATTCCAGGCTTTG GGAAGAAGCAGAGTTAATTCAATCTCTAGTCAAGAGAGTTCTGGCAAAACTCGATAATACACCTTTAGGTGTGGCAAAGTACCCAGTTGGACTTCATTCTCGCCTTGATGAGTTGCTCAGGATACTGAACGTTAAAGCAAATGGTGTAATAGTATTAGGATTATATGGAATGGGAGGAGTGGGCAAAACAACTCTTGCCAAGGCTTTGTATAATCAGCTTGTTGTGCATTTCAAGAAACGTAGCTTTATTTCAGATGTTAAAGAAATTGCAAGGCGACAAAATAGTTTAGTCACTCTTCAAAGCAAACTCATTGGTGATCTTAACTCAGGTGCTTCCCCAATCATAGAAAGTACTGCTGAAGGTATCCAATTAATGAAGGAATCTATGAATAATGAGCCAGTTGTTATTTTCCTTGATGATATAGACAATGCAGACCAACTTAATGCATTGATTTGTGGAAGAAACTGGTTTTGCCAAGGAACCAGAGTCATTGTTACCACGAGAGATCAAAATGTTTTACTCCCAAATATCGTGACTAACATATTTGAGGTAAAAGAGCTCTCCTCGTCTGAGTCActtaagttatttagttatcatgCATTTGGAAGAGAACAGCCTCCTAAGAACTTTTCGGTTCTTGCTGAAGAAGTTGTAACACTCAGTGGGGGATTACCTCTAGCTTTGGAAATTTTTGGATCTTTGTTGTTCTATAAGAAAAGATTGAAGGAGTGGCAAGATGTAGTGCAAAAGCTGAGACAGATTCGTCCAGGTGATCTTCAAGACATCTTGGAAATAAGTTTTACTGCTCTAGATGAACAAGAAAAGTGCATCTTTCTTGACTTAGCATGTCTTCTTCTCAATACAAGGCTTGAAAGGGAAGATGCAATTGCGATATTTAGAGGTTGTGGTTTTGGCGCTGAAAGTGCAATAACAGAGCTCACAGCAAAATGTCTTCTTAAAATAGTTGATGGGAATGTTTTGTGGATGCATGATCAGCTCAAAAACATGGGAAGGCAAATCGTACAGCGTGAGAATTTCGGAGATGCTGGTAAACGTAGTAGATTGTGGAATCATGATGATATTATGGCTGTCCTAAATAACCACAAG GGCACAAGAAACATTGAAGGTATTGTGGTTGACTTTGATAATAAGCAAGATCAAAATTCTGAGGAAGTATCCTGGATCTATTTGAAAGAAGTGTTCAAAAAGTATATTGGCCAAGGTAGGACCGAAAATGGTTTAACATTTCACACTAGAGCTTTTCAGTGCATGGACAATCTGAGACTCCTCCAAATCAATCATGTCAAATTGGTTGGACATTTCAAGCTATTACCTGTTGAACTGAAGTGGCTGCAGTGGAAAGGTTGCCCTTTGGAAGTTATTCCTCCAGAGTTGTTGTCCCGAAAGATTGCAGTTCTTGATTTATCGGAGAGCATGATTACACAGGTCTGGAACAAGGGAAAGTGGAACGTTTACCAGAACAAG ATGTCAAAGCAGCTGAAAGTTGTGGATCTACGTAGCTGTCGCAAACTTAAGGAAATCCCTGATTTATCTGGACTTCAATTGGAGAAGCTGATTCTTGAGCAATGCAATGAACTAGTTGAGATCCATCCATCAATTGGAGACTTGACTATGTTGACTCATCTAAACATGAAGGGATGTAAGAACCTTTTGACATTTCCAAATGATGTGTCTGGATTGAAACGTCTTGAAGTACTTATCCTATCTGATTGCTCGAGTCTAAGAGAGTTACCAGAGGACTTGAGTGGTTGGAAATCGTTGAGAGAGCTTCTTCTAGATGGTACCGCAATAACAAAACTACCTAACTCTATCTTTCACCTGAAGAATCTTCAGATGTTGAGTTTAAATGATTGCTGGTCTTTGGAGTTTCTGCCTATAGCTATTGGAAATCTAAGTTCGCTGAGAGAGCTCTCGTTTAGTGGATCAGCTCTAAAGGAACTGCCTGATTCCATCGGAAAATTGAAAGATCTTGAGGAATTAAGCTTGAGAATGTGCAAGGGGCTCATCTCACTTCCTGATTCCCTTGGCAATCTTAGATCTTTAATAGGACTTTATCTTGATCACAGTTCCATAAAAGAATTGCCACCTTCTGTTGGTTTATTATCTCAATTGAAGTTCCTTACTGTCAGCAATTGCAAGTCCTTGATTGAATTGCCCAATTCTGTGAGTAGCTTATCGTCATTGGTTAGGCTTTGTCTACAAGGGACCTACGTTAGTGAACTAAGTTTCCAGTCAGGGAACTTCGAGTCCCTTGAGAAGCTTGAGATGGGAAACTGCACTTCTATCAGATCTTTACCTAGCTCAACTGGAAATATGTCATGTTTAACTACTTTGGACCTACAGAATACATCGATTACTGAGTTGCCACACTCGATAGGCTTATTGGAAAGACTTTGGACGTTGAACCTGAACAACTGTTTGAATCTCCAACATCTTCCGACTTCAATTGGAGACCTTAAGAGCTTGTGTTACCTCTATATGGTTGAAACTGCTGTCTCAGAATTACCCGATGAAATTGGAATGCTTTCAAGCTTAAAGCTACTgaagatgagaaagaaaccaCAGTCTAAAGAGGATGAACTGCTGGATACGGAAGATTTACATAGAAGAGAAAGCCCTAAACGTGTTACTCTTCCAGAATCATTTTCAAATCTCTCATCCTTGGAATTCCTAGATGCTCATGCATGGAAAATATCTGGCAAAATTTCTGATGATTTTCAGAAGTTGACTGCTTTGGGAGACCTTGAACTTGGTTACAACGATTTTTGCAGCCTCCCTTCTAGCATGAAAGGACTCTCTGTTCTCAAGCGTTTGTTTCTCCCAAACTGCAGAAAGCTCAAGTTTCTCCCTGAACTTCCCTCAAGTTTGGTATGGTTAAATGCTGCAAACTGCTCCTCATTGGAACAGATAGCTAGCATATCAAATTTGGAATATTTGGAAGAACTCCGGTTCAGTAATTGCAAGAAGATAATAGATATTCCTGGCATTGAAAACTTGAAATCTTTAAAAAGATTGTATACAGTCGGTTGCAACGCGTGCTTGCCTTCTATAAAAAGGAGGATTTCTAAG GATTCTCTTAGGCGTATGGAGTATCTCTGCATTCCAGGGGATGACCTTCCAGATTGGTTTATTCAGGAAGTACCTAACGTCTCAACTCACAAGCACCGTGATCTCAAAGGGGTGATCATCGGCGTAGTTATCTCTCTTGACCAAAAAGTAGAAGATGATTTCAGACACAAAGTCCCAGCAATCGTGGATGTACTAGCAATGATTACCACACCAGGTGATGCTAAACCTAAACATGAAAAGACTTTGAAGTTGTTGGGGGTTCCTGATACAGATGAAGATCAGCTATATTTATGTAGATTTCAAGAATACAGTAGTTTTACATTAATGCTGAAAGAAGGTGATAGGCTTCAGGTTGCAATTAGAGAGCATGCACGTTTTAATGGCCTCAAACTGAAGAAGCATGGGATGTACTTGGTTTTCGAAAATGAGGATGactttgatgatgatgatgaggatctGTTTGATGAACCTCAGCAGTCTGTCTCAAAGAAACTTGCCAATTTCTTTCATTCATTATGA